Proteins from one Triticum aestivum cultivar Chinese Spring chromosome 7A, IWGSC CS RefSeq v2.1, whole genome shotgun sequence genomic window:
- the LOC123154235 gene encoding GDSL esterase/lipase APG, with the protein MFWTTPKAVRFLVFLAIFLFVEPTTDGREAQPAVPGVMLFGDSLVGVGNNDYLATLVKANMAPYGRDFKDHIATGRFGNGKLLSDIIGEKLGFNGSPPAYLSPQASGQNLLIGANFASAGSGYYDPTARIYHVIPLSRQLEYLKEYQSKLRVVAGNDHAQSIISDSLYIISAGSNDFGFNYYINPLLFLTQNADQFSDRLVGIFNNTVTQLHAMGARRVGVFSLAPLGCAPLAITVFGLRRNRCVPRLNDDAQRFNGKLSAAVDSLSNRYQDLKVAVLDIYTPWHSLATSPVSHGFAEARHGCCATGLVEFTVFLCNSLSIGTCPNATTYVHWDSIHPSEAANRVIVDSLGEGINKLVM; encoded by the exons ATGTTCTGGACCACCCCAAAGGCGGTGAGGTTCTTGGTGTTCTTGGCCATCTTTCTCTTCGTGGAACCAACGACAGATGGCAGGGAAGCCCAGCCTGCCGTGCCGGGGGTCATGTTGTTCGGGGACTCGCTGGTCGGTGTGGGTAACAACGATTATCTAGCCACCTTGGTGAAAGCAAACATGGCTCCCTATGGCAGGGACTTCAAGGACCATATCGCTACAGGGAGGTTTGGAAATGGAAAGCTGCTTAGCGATATCATAG GTGAGAAACTAGGGTTTAATGGCTCTCCTCCTGCATATCTTAGCCCACAGGCATCAGGACAGAATCTTTTGATTGGAGCAAACTTCGCATCAGCTGGATCAGGCTACTACGACCCCACAGCACGTATCTAT CATGTAATACCTTTATCCCGACAACTGGAGTACCTCAAAGAGTACCAATCGAAGCTACGCGTGGTGGCTGGGAATGACCATGCTCAATCCATCATCTCAGACTCACTCTATATTATTAGCGCTGGATCAAATGACTTCGGCTTCAACTACTACATCAACCCTTTGCTCTTCTTGACACAGAATGCTGATCAGTTCTCTGATCGCCTCGTTGGCATCTTTAACAACACCGTGACG CAACTTCATGCTATGGGAGCACGACGTGTTGGTGTTTTTTCATTAGCTCCGTTGGGCTGCGCCCCCTTGGCGATCACGGTGTTTGGCCTTCGGAGAAACAGGTGTGTGCCAAGGCTCAACGATGATGCACAAAGGTTTAATGGGAAGTTGAGTGCAGCTGTTGACTCGCTGTCGAACCGGTACCAAGATCTTAAGGTTGCTGTGCTGGACATCTACACACCATGGCACAGCCTTGCCACCTCCCCTGTGTCACATG GGTTCGCTGAGGCAAGGCACGGATGTTGTGCTACAGGATTAGTGGAGTTCACAGTGTTCCTTTGTAATTCTTTGTCCATCGGGACATGTCCGAACGCGACGACATACGTGCATTGGGATTCCATTCACCCGTCGGAGGCAGCGAACAGAGTGATCGTAGATTCTCTCGGTGAGGGGATCAACAAGCTGGTTATGTAA